The following coding sequences are from one Megachile rotundata isolate GNS110a chromosome 13, iyMegRotu1, whole genome shotgun sequence window:
- the LOC100874656 gene encoding pickpocket protein 28 isoform X2, whose amino-acid sequence MQLFKRSNQPIQDVDAMPIKLYYRENQKTEDENEIENSYKTVDRTTLNYLRNHDPNLPYSINTLHLQNPYRSPQILEGYSSQENFKVRPSFKIMYRSKDTTLRSRYKNSSLKKDTSIAQTFDHDDNKNLSKSDGQLCLKNLDIKTALKQYCSNTSLHGLRYVGDSSLTIGERVFWIISFTLAVLTAAYYIWSLYRKWVSTPIIISLSPESVALDEFPFPSITLCNMNNAKKSEADRINAGNDARMKLLLEDRCNFDNTSSSYNLDESSIDWNSMMHFMINVSQSCNEMLHLCKWHGNITDCEKLFNPTMTDEGICCNFNSVHKKYLFYNPRDWSDLNITFPYTSIDWTPETGYDSNVAVDSIPWRPYGAGQFYGLTLVLDADVAEYYCSSTASVGFKMLLHNPVETPKIAEFAFSVTPGEETRVIIAPRISTASKSITSVPQRKRKCFFTFERKLRYYRTYTQRNCVLECEANFTQKICHCVQYYMPKSSNTPICEKKDDNCATNARRAMEVKLYDDDTGITTLNVSETPSCNCYPGCFEINYNVEISQSKLEPSFAIAENYVKKDKKYFTENMAVVHLFFVESQFTKYVKNELIGFTEFLSSTGGLLGLFMGFSFLSLVEVIYFATLRLWCRAQKNKHTRNVRQVHPLDSDRNTVYPFVQ is encoded by the exons ATGCAACTTTTCAAACGAag CAATCAGCCGATTCAGGACGTGGATGCGATGCCAATTAAACTTTATTACCGAGAGAACCAAAAAACAGAGGACGAAAACGAGATCGAAAACTCTTACAAGACCGTCGACAGGACGACGCTGAATTATCTCAGAAATCACGATCCCAATTTACCGTATTCTATCAATACGTTGCATCTACAAAACCCGTACAGATCGCCGCAAATTTTAGAAGGATACTCGTCTCaggaaaatttcaaagtacgACCATCTTTCAAG ATTATGTATCGATCAAAAGATACAACGTTAAGGTCCAGATACAAGAATTCGTCGCTCAAGAAAGACACCTCCATCGCTCAAACATTTGATCACGACgacaataaaaatttgag taAGAGTGACGGTCAACTATGCCTCAAGAATTTGGACATTAAAACCGCCCTCAAGCAATATTGTTCAAATACTAGTCTACACGGATTACGCTATGTTGGCGATTCAAGCTTGACAATCGGAGAAAG AGTCTTCTGGATAATCTCCTTCACTCTTGCGGTGCTAACCGCCGCTTATTACATATGGTCGCTATACAGAAAATGGGTTTCGACACCCATCATTATTTCTTTGAGTCCTGAATCGGTTGCTTTGGACGAATTTCCGTTTCCTTCGATCACTCTGTGTAACATGAACAACGCAAAGAAGAGCGAAGCTGATCGTATAAACGCTGG TAACGACGCAcgcatgaaacttttactggaAGATAGATGCAATTTTGATAATACGTCAAGTAGCTACAATCTTGACGAAAGTTCAATCGATTGGAACAGTATGATGCATTTTATGATTAAC GTATCTCAATCCTGCAACGAGATGCTACACCTCTGTAAATGGCATGGAAATATAACTGATTGTGAAAAGCTTTTTAATCCAACCATGACTGACGAAGGAATCTGTTGTAATTTCAACTCGgttcacaaaaaatatttgttttacaaCCC CCGAGATTGGTCCGATTTGAACATCACGTTTCCATACACCAGCATCGATTGGACTCCGGAAACTGGTTACGACAGTAACGTGGCTGTAGACTCCATACCATGGAGACCTTACGGCGCTGGACAATTCTATGGTCTCACTTTAGTCCTCGATGCAGACGTTGCTGAATACTATTGCTCATCTACGGCCAGCGTCGGTTTCAAG ATGCTGTTGCATAATCCGGTCGAGACAccgaaaattgcagaatttgcaTTCTCAGTGACCCCGGGAGAAGAGACCAGGGTAATCATCGCGCCTCGGATATCGACCGCTAGCAAGTCGATAACTTCCGTTCCCCAGAGGAAGAGGAAATGCTTCTTCACGTTCGAGAGAAAGTTGCGCTATTATAGAACCTACACGCAGAGGAACTGTGTTCTCGAGTGCGAGGCGAACTTCACGCAGAAAATTTGCCACTGCGTTCAATATTACATGCCTA AATCCTCAAACACCCCAATTTGCGAAAAGAAAGACGATAACTGTGCAACGAACGCCCGCAGGGCCATGGAAGTGAAGCTTTACGACGACGATACCGGTATAACTACTCTGAACGTGTCTGAAAC ACCTAGCTGCAACTGCTATCCAGGATGCTTCGAGATTAATTACAATGTCGAAATTTCCCAGAGTAAATTAGAGCCCTCCTTCGCCATCGCGGAAAACTATGTGAAGAAGGATAAGAAATATTTTAC CGAGAACATGGCTGTGGTCCATTTGTTCTTCGTCGAATCTCAGTTCACGAAGTACGTGAAAAACGAGCTCATTGGATTCACGGAGTTTCTCT CCAGCACGGGTGGTTTATTGGGACTCTTCATGGGCTTTAGTTTTCTATCACTGGTGGAGGTCATCTACTTTGCAACGCTACGTTTATGGTGTCGTGCACAAAAGAACAAGCATACTCGCAATGTCCGTCAGGTACATCCTCTGGATTCAGATCGAAATACTGTCTACCCATTTGTACAGTAA
- the LOC100874656 gene encoding pickpocket protein 28 isoform X1, translated as MQLFKRSNQPIQDVDAMPIKLYYRENQKTEDENEIENSYKTVDRTTLNYLRNHDPNLPYSINTLHLQNPYRSPQILEGYSSQENFKVRPSFKIMYRSKDTTLRSRYKNSSLKKDTSIAQTFDHDDNKNLSKSDGQLCLKNLDIKTALKQYCSNTSLHGLRYVGDSSLTIGERVFWIISFTLAVLTAAYYIWSLYRKWVSTPIIISLSPESVALDEFPFPSITLCNMNNAKKSEADRINAGNDARMKLLLEDRCNFDNTSSSYNLDESSIDWNSMMHFMINVSQSCNEMLHLCKWHGNITDCEKLFNPTMTDEGICCNFNSVHKKYLFYNPRDWSDLNITFPYTSIDWTPETGYDSNVAVDSIPWRPYGAGQFYGLTLVLDADVAEYYCSSTASVGFKMLLHNPVETPKIAEFAFSVTPGEETRVIIAPRISTASKSITSVPQRKRKCFFTFERKLRYYRTYTQRNCVLECEANFTQKICHCVQYYMPKSSNTPICEKKDDNCATNARRAMEVKLYDDDTGITTLNVSETPSCNCYPGCFEINYNVEISQSKLEPSFAIAENYVKKDKKYFTENMAVVHLFFVESQFTKYVKNELIGFTEFLFFYHWWRSSTLQRYVYGVVHKRTSILAMSVRYILWIQIEILSTHLYSNLSLFSCILRLASL; from the exons ATGCAACTTTTCAAACGAag CAATCAGCCGATTCAGGACGTGGATGCGATGCCAATTAAACTTTATTACCGAGAGAACCAAAAAACAGAGGACGAAAACGAGATCGAAAACTCTTACAAGACCGTCGACAGGACGACGCTGAATTATCTCAGAAATCACGATCCCAATTTACCGTATTCTATCAATACGTTGCATCTACAAAACCCGTACAGATCGCCGCAAATTTTAGAAGGATACTCGTCTCaggaaaatttcaaagtacgACCATCTTTCAAG ATTATGTATCGATCAAAAGATACAACGTTAAGGTCCAGATACAAGAATTCGTCGCTCAAGAAAGACACCTCCATCGCTCAAACATTTGATCACGACgacaataaaaatttgag taAGAGTGACGGTCAACTATGCCTCAAGAATTTGGACATTAAAACCGCCCTCAAGCAATATTGTTCAAATACTAGTCTACACGGATTACGCTATGTTGGCGATTCAAGCTTGACAATCGGAGAAAG AGTCTTCTGGATAATCTCCTTCACTCTTGCGGTGCTAACCGCCGCTTATTACATATGGTCGCTATACAGAAAATGGGTTTCGACACCCATCATTATTTCTTTGAGTCCTGAATCGGTTGCTTTGGACGAATTTCCGTTTCCTTCGATCACTCTGTGTAACATGAACAACGCAAAGAAGAGCGAAGCTGATCGTATAAACGCTGG TAACGACGCAcgcatgaaacttttactggaAGATAGATGCAATTTTGATAATACGTCAAGTAGCTACAATCTTGACGAAAGTTCAATCGATTGGAACAGTATGATGCATTTTATGATTAAC GTATCTCAATCCTGCAACGAGATGCTACACCTCTGTAAATGGCATGGAAATATAACTGATTGTGAAAAGCTTTTTAATCCAACCATGACTGACGAAGGAATCTGTTGTAATTTCAACTCGgttcacaaaaaatatttgttttacaaCCC CCGAGATTGGTCCGATTTGAACATCACGTTTCCATACACCAGCATCGATTGGACTCCGGAAACTGGTTACGACAGTAACGTGGCTGTAGACTCCATACCATGGAGACCTTACGGCGCTGGACAATTCTATGGTCTCACTTTAGTCCTCGATGCAGACGTTGCTGAATACTATTGCTCATCTACGGCCAGCGTCGGTTTCAAG ATGCTGTTGCATAATCCGGTCGAGACAccgaaaattgcagaatttgcaTTCTCAGTGACCCCGGGAGAAGAGACCAGGGTAATCATCGCGCCTCGGATATCGACCGCTAGCAAGTCGATAACTTCCGTTCCCCAGAGGAAGAGGAAATGCTTCTTCACGTTCGAGAGAAAGTTGCGCTATTATAGAACCTACACGCAGAGGAACTGTGTTCTCGAGTGCGAGGCGAACTTCACGCAGAAAATTTGCCACTGCGTTCAATATTACATGCCTA AATCCTCAAACACCCCAATTTGCGAAAAGAAAGACGATAACTGTGCAACGAACGCCCGCAGGGCCATGGAAGTGAAGCTTTACGACGACGATACCGGTATAACTACTCTGAACGTGTCTGAAAC ACCTAGCTGCAACTGCTATCCAGGATGCTTCGAGATTAATTACAATGTCGAAATTTCCCAGAGTAAATTAGAGCCCTCCTTCGCCATCGCGGAAAACTATGTGAAGAAGGATAAGAAATATTTTAC CGAGAACATGGCTGTGGTCCATTTGTTCTTCGTCGAATCTCAGTTCACGAAGTACGTGAAAAACGAGCTCATTGGATTCACGGAGTTTCTCT TTTTCTATCACTGGTGGAGGTCATCTACTTTGCAACGCTACGTTTATGGTGTCGTGCACAAAAGAACAAGCATACTCGCAATGTCCGTCAGGTACATCCTCTGGATTCAGATCGAAATACTGTCTACCCATTTGTACAGTAATTTGTCACTATTCTCTTGTATTTTAAGACTTGCAtcgttataa